From the genome of candidate division TA06 bacterium:
GGAATTTTGCCTCGGGCTTAAGTTCATTGATGTCCTGCATCTTTGGGGACAGGACGCTGGTGATCTTCACCGTCAGGCTGTCGCTGCGCAGGGTGTCGGTCCTGTCCCCGGAAGACAGCAGAAAGAACAGCCGGGGCAGGGCCTGCTCGCCGGCCTTGAACCCGGCCATCTTCAGGCGGTACAGGTTCTCGTTGTAACCCTGGCGGCTTTTGGTCTTCAGCTGCTGGTCCAGGATCAGGAACGGTCCCAGGCTGTCGGCCAGGGGGCCGGTTATCTTGGTGCTGTTGGAGCAGGTCAGCTTCAGTTCGACGTAAAAGGGATCGCCCACCGTCAGCTTTTTAGGTGAGCATTTGGTGGAAAGAGTGGGACCGGAGGGCAGCTGGGTTAAAAGCAGCAATGTCAGAAGCAGATGGGTCATTATGTTCGGTATGATTATTTTAGTTTCTTATATGGGACGCAAATTTCCATTATGTTCTTTTCTTTTTGTGTCGCCAAAAAGAGAATAACCAAAAGAAAAAGCCCGTCGCTTAAAACTCTCCGGGCGTTGCGCTTCTCGTTGCCGGCGGGCTTGTCTGAACTTGGGCTTTGGCCAAGCCCTCAAACAGGCCAGACAAGCTTTTTCCGCCATCAACTGCGATGCTCACTGATCGTTTTAACGCGACAACCGGGATTGGAACCGGTTGATCAATCCGTGTTTCCTGTTTTCCTGGATTCCTTATAGATTAACCTGTGTCTTGCTTCAGTGGAATCTCTTGGCTCGCTGTTTGAAGAACTTGTGCAGCTTGGGGGTGAAATCCTCGGTAGTGGAGATGTCTATCTGGTCCACACTGAGCTGTTTGAACAGCCGGTCCTTTTCCTGGCGGGCGCTCTGGGTATAGTTGTAAAAGCCCTGGGCGATTTTCTTGTCGGAGAAATTGACAGTGTATATCTTTCCGCTTTCAGCATCCTCGACGTCCACCAAGCCGGCCGGGGGCAGACTCTGCTCGGCCGGGTCGCTGATGGACACGGCCACCAGGTCGTGGCGGCGGGAGGCGATGCCCAGGGCCGTCTTGAAATTCTGGGGCCGGTACCCCTGGCCCAAAAAGTCGCCGATGAAGAACACGATGGCCCGGTGCTTAAGGATGTGCATCAAAAATTCCAGGGCAGAGGAAGGGCTGGTGCCCTTGTGCTCCGGCTTAAAATACAGGATGTCCCGGATCAGCCGCATCACATGGAGCCGGCCCTTCTTAGGAGGGATGTACTTCTCCACCCGGTCGGTGAAGAACAGCAGGCCCACCTTGTCGTTGTTCTTGACCGCCGAGAAGGCCAGGGTGGCCGCCACCTGGGCGGCCTGCTCCACCTTGAAGCGGCCCCGGGTGCCGAAGTAGCCGGAGCCCGAGGCGTCCACGCACAGGATCACGGTCAGCTCCCGCTCCTCCACGAATTTCTTGACATAGGGGTGCCCCATCCGGGCGGTGACCTTCCAGTCTATGGACCGGACGTCGTCACCGGGCTGGTATTCCCGCACGTCCACGAACTCCATGCCGGTGCCCTTGAAGGTGGACTTGTACTCGCCGGCAAAGGTGGTGTTGACGATCTTCCGGGTGTGAAGCTCGATCTGGCG
Proteins encoded in this window:
- a CDS encoding DUF58 domain-containing protein; its protein translation is MLTPEFIKKIRQIELHTRKIVNTTFAGEYKSTFKGTGMEFVDVREYQPGDDVRSIDWKVTARMGHPYVKKFVEERELTVILCVDASGSGYFGTRGRFKVEQAAQVAATLAFSAVKNNDKVGLLFFTDRVEKYIPPKKGRLHVMRLIRDILYFKPEHKGTSPSSALEFLMHILKHRAIVFFIGDFLGQGYRPQNFKTALGIASRRHDLVAVSISDPAEQSLPPAGLVDVEDAESGKIYTVNFSDKKIAQGFYNYTQSARQEKDRLFKQLSVDQIDISTTEDFTPKLHKFFKQRAKRFH